One window of the Manihot esculenta cultivar AM560-2 chromosome 14, M.esculenta_v8, whole genome shotgun sequence genome contains the following:
- the LOC110600590 gene encoding zinc finger BED domain-containing protein RICESLEEPER 2-like, with translation MSNQPPIASSQTEVGEATSKIKRKSMKPRSIIWDHLTKWNSTYLILSSALKFENAFERYATVDPYFKIDLQSCESNGVPDSLEWEYIGKIVEFLGHFYELTLRISESRYVTSNIFFYEISSICLLQEWKSSNDLELSCMGEKMKLKFDKYWGELDKMNKIIYIVVVVDSRYKLEFMHFALSTVYGKEKGTELAKKVKLFVYKLFDDYKRIFQSENANKHIENVSESIEEGTKKKPRMRLGHQFMQHKIEIGEAKSKSDLYSYLNEDILVLDEKEDFDMLKWWKMNANRFPILSHMVKDILAVPIFTVA, from the exons ATGTCTAATCAACCTCCAATTGCTTCAAGCCAAACTGAAGTAGGAGAAGCTACTTCcaaaataaagagaaagagTATGAAGCCAAGATCAATTATTTGGGATCACTTAACCAA GTGGAATTCTACTTATCTGATATTAAGTTCTGCTCTGAAGTTTGAAAATGCATTTGAAAGATATGCAACTGTAGATCCATACTTTAAAATTGATCTTCAATCATGTGAGAGTAATGGTGTGCCAGATAGTCTAGAATGGGAATATATTGGAAAAATTGTTGAATTTTTGGGACATTTTTATGAACTTACTTTGAGAATTTCTGAATCTAGATATGTTActtctaatatatttttttatgagattAGTTCTATTTGTTTGTTGCAAGAGTGGAAATCAAGTAATGACTTGGAGTTGTCATGTATGGGAGAGAAGATGAAgcttaaatttgataaatattgGGGGGAGCTTGATaagatgaataaaattatttacattGTAGTGGTGGTTGACTCTCGATATAAGTTAGAATTTATGCATTTTGCTCTTTCAACTGTGTatggaaaagaaaaaggtaCAGAATTAGCAAAGAAGGTTAAATTGTTtgtgtataaattatttgatgacTACAAGAGAATATTTCAATCTGAAAATGCAAATAAACACATTGAAAATGTAAGTGAGAGCATCGAGGAAGGAACAAAAAAGAAACCTAGAATGAGATTGGGACATCAATTCATGCAACATAAAATAGAGATTGGTGAAGCGAAGAGCAAGTCTGACTTATACTCTTATTTGAATGAGGACATTTTAGTGTTGGATGAGAAAGAAGATTTTGACATGTTAAAATGGTGGAAAATGAATGCTAATAGGTTTCCTATCTTATCACACATGGTGAAAGATATATTAGCGGTTCCTATATTCACAGTTGCTTAA